In Candidatus Thermoplasmatota archaeon, a single window of DNA contains:
- a CDS encoding site-2 protease family protein: MPKEPTNFEQPTTDTTFDLELLKREVGQRFPIYDVKSGPDVAVFFCRIDEMMLEEKFDSLRQSLSEKGYIPMLRYEHGEHVIYVIRKPKVKKKPVWINIVLLIATFFTTTLAGSLQWVGIYRADLAEILSPKYIRDGFIFFSIPLLLILGVHEMGHYYASKKHKIEASLPYFIPLPPPIFTLGTFGALISTKEPIPNRKSLLDIGVAGPICGFLVAIPVSILGLYFMQQNPIPILTSDEQVIIHFPLGLQLLSNLFTIPADAVIHPTAFAGWVGMFVTAINLLPVGQLDGGHVARAFLKEKHKYAGWVVLFLLLGLGMIYINWFLFAIIILFLIGTQHQPPLNETDHLDTKRKLLGLTVVIIFILCFAPIPFS; this comes from the coding sequence ATGCCTAAAGAACCAACCAATTTTGAACAACCTACCACAGATACGACATTTGATCTAGAGTTACTCAAAAGAGAAGTAGGTCAACGTTTTCCAATATATGATGTTAAATCTGGTCCAGATGTCGCTGTGTTTTTCTGCAGAATCGATGAGATGATGCTAGAAGAAAAATTCGATTCACTTAGGCAATCTCTCTCAGAAAAAGGGTACATACCAATGCTACGCTATGAACACGGAGAACACGTTATATACGTTATTAGGAAACCAAAGGTAAAGAAAAAACCTGTTTGGATCAACATCGTCCTTTTAATAGCAACATTTTTCACAACAACACTAGCTGGTTCTTTACAATGGGTAGGGATATATAGAGCAGATTTGGCTGAGATACTATCACCAAAATATATACGAGATGGATTCATTTTCTTTTCTATACCATTGTTATTAATCCTTGGTGTTCATGAGATGGGGCATTATTATGCGTCAAAAAAACATAAAATAGAAGCATCCTTACCATATTTCATTCCACTACCACCACCGATCTTCACACTCGGAACATTTGGCGCGCTAATCTCAACAAAAGAACCAATACCCAACAGAAAATCCCTGCTAGATATAGGTGTAGCAGGACCTATTTGTGGATTCTTAGTAGCAATTCCTGTTTCAATATTAGGTTTGTATTTCATGCAACAAAACCCAATCCCTATACTAACTAGCGATGAACAAGTAATAATACATTTTCCACTTGGTCTCCAATTACTCAGCAATTTGTTTACCATACCCGCTGATGCAGTCATTCATCCAACAGCTTTCGCTGGTTGGGTTGGGATGTTTGTAACAGCAATTAATCTTTTACCTGTTGGTCAACTCGATGGAGGACATGTCGCAAGAGCGTTTCTTAAAGAGAAACATAAATACGCAGGCTGGGTTGTTTTATTCCTACTCCTAGGTTTAGGTATGATCTACATTAACTGGTTCCTGTTCGCCATAATTATTTTATTTCTCATCGGTACACAACATCAACCTCCGCTAAATGAAACCGACCATCTTGATACAAAAAGAAAACTCTTAGGACTCACGGTAGTGATCATTTTTATATTATGTTTTGCACCAATACCTTTTTCGTGA
- a CDS encoding RNA methyltransferase, with product MVKKTITEFYVVLVEPKYGGNIGSVARAMMNFDFNKLYLVKPCVFDEECYTRAMHAQKIVDNARIFQSFDEVVNELDYLVATSSIDSKSDKRHLRNPVFLEDFAEKIFDVDGKIGLVFGREDYGLYNDEIAACDIMVKIPTSQGYPSLNLSHAVALVLYSLYIRKFVSKKKRTIDKVEKQKLFEFFSDLLDDIGYPEHKKENTKIMFKRIMGRAMPSKWEYHTLMGVLSKTLKKTKKNKSK from the coding sequence ATGGTGAAAAAAACCATAACCGAGTTTTATGTTGTCCTTGTGGAACCAAAATATGGTGGTAACATAGGTTCTGTAGCGAGGGCTATGATGAATTTTGATTTCAATAAACTATACCTTGTAAAACCATGTGTTTTTGATGAAGAATGTTACACACGTGCTATGCATGCCCAGAAAATTGTTGATAACGCGAGGATATTCCAATCTTTTGATGAAGTTGTTAACGAGCTTGATTATCTTGTTGCAACATCCTCTATAGATAGTAAGAGTGATAAGAGGCATTTGAGGAACCCGGTTTTTCTAGAGGATTTCGCTGAGAAAATATTTGATGTCGATGGTAAAATCGGGCTTGTTTTTGGCAGGGAAGACTATGGTTTGTACAATGATGAGATAGCTGCTTGTGATATAATGGTTAAAATACCTACAAGCCAAGGTTATCCATCCTTGAATTTGTCTCACGCAGTTGCATTGGTTTTATATTCTTTGTACATCCGGAAATTTGTTTCTAAGAAGAAAAGAACCATTGATAAAGTAGAGAAACAGAAGTTGTTTGAGTTTTTTTCAGATCTTTTAGATGATATAGGTTACCCTGAGCATAAAAAAGAAAACACTAAGATTATGTTTAAACGGATTATGGGACGTGCTATGCCATCTAAATGGGAATATCACACCTTGATGGGGGTTTTAAGTAAAACTTTGAAAAAAACTAAAAAGAACAAAAGCAAGTAA